In the Brassica napus cultivar Da-Ae chromosome A7, Da-Ae, whole genome shotgun sequence genome, one interval contains:
- the LOC106354774 gene encoding disease resistance protein RPV1 isoform X2, producing MRESSRHVDKDLILKFLMNEESKLIKELVQDLSDRLFSPVSTSDTGEWIGMSTHMRSIYPLMREDPNDVRMVGIWGMGGIGKTTIAKYIYKAFLNKFDGACLLENVKKEFKRHGPSHLREKILSEIFRKKDMNTWNKDSDVMKQRLQGKKILLVLDDVDDIQQLEELAGSSHWFGPGSRIVITTRDRRVLDQHDVERIYEVKPLRTTQALQLFSKHAFKQPRPSEDFRELSLDVVEQLGGLPLAIQVVGGSLYRRELEFWEDKLDLLRNNGDNSVFRALKVSYEALDDIEKKIFLYVALCFNGVYMERVRKVLDLCFVSSRRRVLPTRPSIVALMEKCMISLSKNKLLWVHDLLQDMAEDIICEGKDERPWKRLMLWDFEDINRIFSTNTGDEAIDVESIFLDMSEGNELSITPGIFKKMPNLKLLEFYTNSSVQESRTRMLDGLEYFPTLRYLRWDAYHLKSLPSQFCTSFLVELNLSHSSIQTVWSGSQQDLGNLRSLNLISCKHLNEFPDLSKATNLESLKLSNCDNLVEIPDSSLRQLNKLVHCKLSNCKNLKSLPNNINLKSLRSLYLNGCSSLEEFPFISETVEKLLLNETSIQQVPPSIERLTRLKDIRLSGCKKLMNLPDCIKNLKFLNDLGLANCPNVTSFPELGRSIRWLNLNKTGIREVPLTIGDKSELRYLNMSGCDKLMNLPPTVKKLGQLKYLNLRGCVNVTESPNLAGGKTMKALDLHGTSITEKLVGSNSEEPPQCEVPVIRRFFMKNVREHIKKRKSNR from the exons ATGAGAGAGTCAAGCCGCCACGTAGACAAGGATTTGATCCTTAAATTCCTTAT GAACGAGGAGTCAAAGCTTATAAAGGAGCTTGTTCAAGATCTCTCAGACAGACTATTCTCACCTGTGTCCACAAGTGATACTGGTGAATGGATCGGGATGAGTACACACATGAGAAGTATATATCCTTTGATGAGGGAAGACCCTAACGATGTCCGAATGGTTGGAATCTGGGGCATGGGAGGTATTGGTAAAACCACCATTGCTAAATATATCTACAAAGCCTTCTTGAACAAGTTCGATGGTGCTTGCTTGCTAGAGAATGTGAAAAAAGAGTTTAAACGACATGGACCGTCACATTTACGTGAGAAGATCTTGTCTGAAATCTTTCGCAAGAAAGACATGAACACATGGAACAAAGATTCCGATGTAATGAAGCAACGGTTACAgggaaaaaaaattcttctcgTACTGGACGATGTTGATGACATACAACAGCTAGAAGAATTAGCTGGAAGCTCTCACTGGTTTGGACCAGGAAGTAGAATCGTCATAACTACTAGAGACCGGCGTGTTCTTGACCAGCATGATGTGGAACGCATCTACGAAGTTAAGCCTCTGAGGACTACACAAGCACTTCAGCTCTTTAGCAAACATGCTTTCAAGCAGCCTCGTCCATCTGAAGATTTCCGTGAGCTCTCCCTCGACGTTGTGGAGCAGCTTGGTGGTCTTCCACTAGCTATTCAAGTCGTTGGGGGATCTCTATACCGTCGAGAGCTGGAGTTTTGGGAAGACAAACTGGATTTACTTAGAAACAACGGCGATAACTCTGTTTTCAGGGCGTTGAAAGTAAGTTATGAAGCGTTGGATGATATTGAAAAGAAGATTTTTCTTTACGTTGCGCTTTGTTTCAACGGAGTGTATATGGAACGTGTTAGAAAAGTACTAGACCTTTGTTTCGTGTCTTCCAGGAGACGAGTGTTACCGACCAGACCGAGCATTGTAGCTCTGATGGAGAAGTGTATGATTAGCTTgtcaaaaaataaacttttgtgGGTTCATGACTTGCTCCAAGACATGGCTGAGGATATTATATGTGAAGGCAAAGATGAGAGGCCATGGAAACGTTTAATGCTGTGGGATTTTGAGGATATTAATCGCATTTTCTCCACCAATACG GGCGATGAAGCAATTGATGTTGAAAGCATATTCTTAGACATGTCTGAAGGAAATGAGCTTAGTATTACCCCTGGGATCTTCAAGAAGATGCCAAATCTCAAGCTGCTTGAATTCTACACTAACTCCAGCGTTCAAGAGAGCAGAACAAGGATGTTAGATGGTCTTGAATACTTTCCTACGCTGCGGTATCTTCGCTGGGATGCTTATCATCTAAAGTCTTTACCATCTCAGTTCTGTACTAGCTTTCTAGTTGAACTCAACCTCTCTCACAGCTCAATACAAACTGTTTGGAGTGGAAGTCAG CAAGATCTTGGGAACTTACGGAGCCTAAACCTCATAAGCTGCAAGCACCTAAACGAGTTTCCAGACCTTTCAAAGGCAACTAATCTCGAGTCTCTCAAGCTCTCAAACTGTGACAACTTGGTGGAGATCCCTGACTCATCTCTTAGACAACTCAACAAACTAGTCCACTGCAAGTTGAGCAACTGCAAGAATCTAAAAAGCCTCCCAAACAACATCAACTTAAAATCCCTCAGGTCTCTATATCTAAACGGGTGCTCTAGCCTAGAAGAGTTCCCATTCATCTCAGAAACCGTCGAGAAGCTGCTTCTCAACGAGACATCTATCCAACAAGTACCACCATCAATCGAACGCCTCACTCGTCTCAAAGATATACGTCTCTCTGGCTGCAAGAAACTGATGAATCTCCCAGACTGTATCAAGAACCTAAAGTTCCTCAACGATCTTGGCCTAGCTAACTGTCCTAACGTCACATCGTTCCCAGAACTCGGAAGGAGTATAAGATGGTTGAATCTGAACAAGACGGGTATACGAGAAGTGCCTCTGACGATAGGGGACAAGTCAGAGCTCCGTTACTTGAACATGTCTGGATGTGACAAGCTCATGAACCTTCCTCCAACGGTGAAGAAACTGGGACAGCTTAAGTACTTGAATCTTCGCGGTTGCGTTAATGTCACCGAGTCTCCTAACCTCGCTGGAGGCAAAACAATGAAGGCTTTGGACTTGCATGGAACATCGATAACAGAGAAACTGGTTGGCTCCAACAGTGAAGAGCCTCCTCAGTGTGAAGTACCCGTGATAAGACGGTTCTTTATGAAGAACGTTCGAGAACACATCAAGAAACGCAAATCCAACAGATGA
- the LOC106354771 gene encoding transcription termination factor MTERF6, chloroplastic/mitochondrial, whose product MHSTGKINLLAFIRLLSTSSSLVRRNHLSATFTTRCSTLCANEAEQRVGGAKLSPLEVLRKWGCNDDEISKLFTSRPALQRANVSQLDFKLSLLTPLGITSSDLVKIVSCRPKFFSSRIHLVLDERINYFIDVLGSKEVLRKAIIRNPSLMLYDLDDKIKPAIDFYRGLGFSQKDLVAMLMSRPTVIPRTSFNKGKLEYIHKTGVTRDSKMFKYVAAIIGVTRMETIQEKVANLEKFGLSEEEIWGLCGKCPILLTLSVEKVQRNMTFVVATMKLAARSVLKHPFLLLANLETQIRPRVDLVKRVFEMGMKPLVEDVSIATALRMSEKRFLKVYVMCHREDVVEELMEFYEKAKNVKRLGVESKKYVRKGFPF is encoded by the coding sequence ATGCATTCAACGGGGAAGATAAATCTATTAGCTTTCATCAGATTACTCTCCACTAGTTCAAGTTTAGTAAGAAGAAATCACTTATCTGCCACCTTCACCACCAGGTGTTCGACGTTATGCGCCAATGAAGCTGAACAACGCGTTGGtggtgctaaactgagtccttTGGAAGTTCTAAGAAAATGGGGCTGTAACGACGATGAAATCTCAAAGCTTTTCACTAGCAGACCAGCTTTGCAGAGAGCCAATGTCTCTCAGCTAGATTTCAAACTCAGCCTTCTTACTCCGTTGGGAATCACATCATCCGACCTTGTGAAGATTGTTAGTTGCCGTCCCAAGTTCTTCAGCTCTCGTATTCACCTCGTCCTCGACGAAAGAATCAACTACTTCATCGACGTTCTGGGGTCAAAAGAGGTGTTGCGGAAAGCCATTATTAGGAACCCTTCTCTCATGTTGTATGACCTCGATGACAAGATCAAACCCGCTATAGATTTCTACCGAGGGTTGGGGTTTAGCCAGAAGGATCTTGTTGCAATGTTGATGTCTCGTCCCACTGTGATTCCAAGAACGAGCTTCAACAAGGGAAAGCTCGAGTACATTCATAAAACTGGGGTCACCAGAGACTCCAAGATGTTTAAATACGTTGCAGCCATCATCGGGGTTACGAGGATGGAGACCATCCAAGAGAAAGTCGCCAACCTGGAGAAGTTTGGGTTGTCAGAAGAAGAGATTTGGGGTCTGTGTGGGAAATGCCCGATCCTTCTGACTTTGTCAGTTGAGAAAGTTCAGAGAAACATGACTTTCGTCGTAGCAACGATGAAACTCGCGGCTCGTTCCGTGCTTAAGCACCCTTTCTTGCTCCTCGCCAACCTCGAGACTCAGATTAGGCCTCGTGTGGATTTGGTGAAGAGGGTCTTTGAAATGGGGATGAAGCCTTTGGTGGAAGATGTGAGCATTGCCACAGCGCTGAGGATGAGCGAGAAACGGTTCTTGAAGGTTTATGTGATGTGTCATCGAGAAGACGTTGTAGAGGAGTTGATGGAGTTTTATGAGAAAGCTAAAAACGTGAAACGGTTGGGTGTAGAATCTAAGAAGTATGTTCGTAAAGGGTTCCCCTTTTGA
- the LOC106354773 gene encoding thiosulfate/3-mercaptopyruvate sulfurtransferase 1, mitochondrial isoform X1 — MASTLFSRAFLAASRRLITPSLLPETTLNLAAFLSKRSFFSQLGASSTWARRAMASSGVGGKAGYATSSVPTNEPVVSVDWLHSNLREPDLKVLDASWYMPEEQRNSIQEYQVAHVPGALFFDLDGISDRSTSLPHMLPSEEAFGAGCSALGIENKNGVVVYDAKGIYSAARVWWMFRAFGHNKVWVLDGGLPRWRASGYDVESSASGDAILKASAASESIEKIYQGQTVSPITFQTKFQPHLVWSLDQVKKNMEDPTYQHIDARSKARFDGTAPEPRKGIRSGHIPGSKCVPFPQLLDSSQTLLPAEEVKKRFEQEEISLDKPIMASCGTGVTACILAMGLHRLGKTDVPVYDGSWTEWATEPDLPREGAESSS; from the exons ATGGCTTCGACCCTTTTCTCCAGAGCCTTTCTGGCTGCAAGTCGCCGCTTGATTACTCCCTCTCTTCTTCCGGAAACCACACTCAACCTCGCCGCGTTCCTGAGT AAGAGATCATTCTTCTCTCAGTTAGGAGCTTCCTCTACATGGGCTCGTAGAGCCATGGCTTCTAGTGGAGTTGGGGGGAAAGCTGGATACGCTACGTCGTCCGTACCAACCAATGAGCCTGTTGTGTCTGTTGACTGGCTCCATTCTAATCTTAGAGAGCCTGATTTGAAG GTTTTGGATGCGTCATGGTACATGCCAGAAGAGCAGAGGAACTCCATCCAAGAGTATCAG GTTGCTCATGTTCCTGGTGCTCTCTTCTTTGATTTGGATGGAATATCAGATCGATCAACAAGT TTGCCACATATGTTGCCGTCTGAGGAAGCTTTTGGTGCTGGTTGTTctgctcttgggattgagaacAAAAACGGAGTGGTTGTTTATGATGCTAAGGGGATCTATAGTGCAGCCCGTGTATGGTG GATGTTCAGAGCTTTTGGACACAACAAAGTTTGGGTGCTGGATGGAGGTCTACCGAGATGGCGTGCTTCAGGTTATGATGTTGAATCTAGTGCATCAGGTGATGCTATTCTGAAAGCCAGTGCCGCAAGTGAGTCTATAGAGAAGATCTATCAAGGACAAACC GTCAGTCCAATAACCTTTCAGACCAAGTTTCAGCCACATCTAGTGTGGTCCCTTGATCAG GTCAAGAAAAACATGGAGGATCCGACATATCAACACATAGACGCACGTTCCAAAGCCAG GTTTGACGGTACTGCTCCGGAACCGCGTAAGGGAATAAGAAGCGGTCATATCCCTGGAAGCAAATGTGTCCCCTTTCCTCAG CTGCTTGATTCTTCGCAAACACTCTTACCAGCAGAAGAAGTGAAGAAACGATTTGAACAAGAAG AAATCTCACTGGACAAGCCTATTATGGCCTCTTGTGGCACTGGGGTAACAGCTTGCATCCTGGCTATG GGGCTTCACCGACTGGGTAAAACCGATGTGCCAGTCTATGATGGCTCCTGGACTGAATGGGCAACAGAACCAGACTTGCCCAGGGAAGGAGCTGAATCTTCTTCATGA
- the LOC106354774 gene encoding disease resistance protein RPV1 isoform X1: MALTFLLGVFSFIVFCLGLRRLLHSDKRKNPTHLLHHVTSTTADASPSLQSPSFRPLWKYDVFLSFRGTDVRKGFLSHLYKALTDNGIHTFRDDAELQRGNFISPALLGAIEQSRFAVVVLSENYANSRWCLQELVHITKCVQKKQMELIPVFFGVDPSHVKRQSGNFAKAFAEHDKRPNKDAVESWRKAMATVGFISGWDSRNWNEESKLIKELVQDLSDRLFSPVSTSDTGEWIGMSTHMRSIYPLMREDPNDVRMVGIWGMGGIGKTTIAKYIYKAFLNKFDGACLLENVKKEFKRHGPSHLREKILSEIFRKKDMNTWNKDSDVMKQRLQGKKILLVLDDVDDIQQLEELAGSSHWFGPGSRIVITTRDRRVLDQHDVERIYEVKPLRTTQALQLFSKHAFKQPRPSEDFRELSLDVVEQLGGLPLAIQVVGGSLYRRELEFWEDKLDLLRNNGDNSVFRALKVSYEALDDIEKKIFLYVALCFNGVYMERVRKVLDLCFVSSRRRVLPTRPSIVALMEKCMISLSKNKLLWVHDLLQDMAEDIICEGKDERPWKRLMLWDFEDINRIFSTNTGDEAIDVESIFLDMSEGNELSITPGIFKKMPNLKLLEFYTNSSVQESRTRMLDGLEYFPTLRYLRWDAYHLKSLPSQFCTSFLVELNLSHSSIQTVWSGSQQDLGNLRSLNLISCKHLNEFPDLSKATNLESLKLSNCDNLVEIPDSSLRQLNKLVHCKLSNCKNLKSLPNNINLKSLRSLYLNGCSSLEEFPFISETVEKLLLNETSIQQVPPSIERLTRLKDIRLSGCKKLMNLPDCIKNLKFLNDLGLANCPNVTSFPELGRSIRWLNLNKTGIREVPLTIGDKSELRYLNMSGCDKLMNLPPTVKKLGQLKYLNLRGCVNVTESPNLAGGKTMKALDLHGTSITEKLVGSNSEEPPQCEVPVIRRFFMKNVREHIKKRKSNR, encoded by the exons ATGGCTCTGACTTTCCTCTTGGGCGTTTTCTCCTTCATTGTCTTCTGCTTAGGACTACGACGTCTCCTTCACTCTGACAAGAGAAAAAACCCAACGCATCTTCTGCATCATGTAACTTCCACAACTGCTGATGCTTCTCCATCTTTGCAGTCACCCTCGTTCCGGCCTTTGTGGAAGTACGATGTGTTCCTCAGTTTCAGGGGAACAGATGTACGCAAAGGCTTCCTCAGCCATCTCTACAAAGCTCTCACCGACAACGGCATCCACACCTTCCGCGACGACGCAGAGCTCCAGCGAGGGAACTTCATCAGCCCTGCTCTCCTCGGAGCCATCGAGCAGTCAAGATTCGCTGTCGTTGTCTTATCCGAGAACTACGCCAACTCTCGCTGGTGTTTACAAGAGCTCGTGCATATCACCAAGTGCGTCCAGAAGAAGCAGATGGAGTTGATCCCTGTCTTCTTCGGGGTTGATCCTTCACATGTCAAGAGACAGTCTGGAAACTTCGCCAAGGCCTTCGCTGAACACGACAAGAGGCCTAATAAAGATGCTGTGGAGTCATGGAGAAAAGCTATGGCCACAGTGGGATTCATCTCCGGCTGGGATTCAAGAAACTG GAACGAGGAGTCAAAGCTTATAAAGGAGCTTGTTCAAGATCTCTCAGACAGACTATTCTCACCTGTGTCCACAAGTGATACTGGTGAATGGATCGGGATGAGTACACACATGAGAAGTATATATCCTTTGATGAGGGAAGACCCTAACGATGTCCGAATGGTTGGAATCTGGGGCATGGGAGGTATTGGTAAAACCACCATTGCTAAATATATCTACAAAGCCTTCTTGAACAAGTTCGATGGTGCTTGCTTGCTAGAGAATGTGAAAAAAGAGTTTAAACGACATGGACCGTCACATTTACGTGAGAAGATCTTGTCTGAAATCTTTCGCAAGAAAGACATGAACACATGGAACAAAGATTCCGATGTAATGAAGCAACGGTTACAgggaaaaaaaattcttctcgTACTGGACGATGTTGATGACATACAACAGCTAGAAGAATTAGCTGGAAGCTCTCACTGGTTTGGACCAGGAAGTAGAATCGTCATAACTACTAGAGACCGGCGTGTTCTTGACCAGCATGATGTGGAACGCATCTACGAAGTTAAGCCTCTGAGGACTACACAAGCACTTCAGCTCTTTAGCAAACATGCTTTCAAGCAGCCTCGTCCATCTGAAGATTTCCGTGAGCTCTCCCTCGACGTTGTGGAGCAGCTTGGTGGTCTTCCACTAGCTATTCAAGTCGTTGGGGGATCTCTATACCGTCGAGAGCTGGAGTTTTGGGAAGACAAACTGGATTTACTTAGAAACAACGGCGATAACTCTGTTTTCAGGGCGTTGAAAGTAAGTTATGAAGCGTTGGATGATATTGAAAAGAAGATTTTTCTTTACGTTGCGCTTTGTTTCAACGGAGTGTATATGGAACGTGTTAGAAAAGTACTAGACCTTTGTTTCGTGTCTTCCAGGAGACGAGTGTTACCGACCAGACCGAGCATTGTAGCTCTGATGGAGAAGTGTATGATTAGCTTgtcaaaaaataaacttttgtgGGTTCATGACTTGCTCCAAGACATGGCTGAGGATATTATATGTGAAGGCAAAGATGAGAGGCCATGGAAACGTTTAATGCTGTGGGATTTTGAGGATATTAATCGCATTTTCTCCACCAATACG GGCGATGAAGCAATTGATGTTGAAAGCATATTCTTAGACATGTCTGAAGGAAATGAGCTTAGTATTACCCCTGGGATCTTCAAGAAGATGCCAAATCTCAAGCTGCTTGAATTCTACACTAACTCCAGCGTTCAAGAGAGCAGAACAAGGATGTTAGATGGTCTTGAATACTTTCCTACGCTGCGGTATCTTCGCTGGGATGCTTATCATCTAAAGTCTTTACCATCTCAGTTCTGTACTAGCTTTCTAGTTGAACTCAACCTCTCTCACAGCTCAATACAAACTGTTTGGAGTGGAAGTCAG CAAGATCTTGGGAACTTACGGAGCCTAAACCTCATAAGCTGCAAGCACCTAAACGAGTTTCCAGACCTTTCAAAGGCAACTAATCTCGAGTCTCTCAAGCTCTCAAACTGTGACAACTTGGTGGAGATCCCTGACTCATCTCTTAGACAACTCAACAAACTAGTCCACTGCAAGTTGAGCAACTGCAAGAATCTAAAAAGCCTCCCAAACAACATCAACTTAAAATCCCTCAGGTCTCTATATCTAAACGGGTGCTCTAGCCTAGAAGAGTTCCCATTCATCTCAGAAACCGTCGAGAAGCTGCTTCTCAACGAGACATCTATCCAACAAGTACCACCATCAATCGAACGCCTCACTCGTCTCAAAGATATACGTCTCTCTGGCTGCAAGAAACTGATGAATCTCCCAGACTGTATCAAGAACCTAAAGTTCCTCAACGATCTTGGCCTAGCTAACTGTCCTAACGTCACATCGTTCCCAGAACTCGGAAGGAGTATAAGATGGTTGAATCTGAACAAGACGGGTATACGAGAAGTGCCTCTGACGATAGGGGACAAGTCAGAGCTCCGTTACTTGAACATGTCTGGATGTGACAAGCTCATGAACCTTCCTCCAACGGTGAAGAAACTGGGACAGCTTAAGTACTTGAATCTTCGCGGTTGCGTTAATGTCACCGAGTCTCCTAACCTCGCTGGAGGCAAAACAATGAAGGCTTTGGACTTGCATGGAACATCGATAACAGAGAAACTGGTTGGCTCCAACAGTGAAGAGCCTCCTCAGTGTGAAGTACCCGTGATAAGACGGTTCTTTATGAAGAACGTTCGAGAACACATCAAGAAACGCAAATCCAACAGATGA
- the LOC106354769 gene encoding proteasome subunit alpha type-2-A, producing MGDSQYSFSLTTFSPSGKLVQIEHALTAVGSGQTSLGIKASNGVVIATEKKLPSILVDEASVQKIQHLTPNIGVVYSGMGPDFRVLVRKSRKQAEQYNRLYKEPIPVTQLVRETATVMQEFTQSGGVRPFGVSLLVAGYDDKGPQLYQVDPSGSYFSWKASAMGKNVSNAKTFLEKRYTEDMELDDAIHTAILTLKEGFEGEISSKNIEIGKIGADKVFRVLTPAEIDDYLAEVE from the exons ATGGGAGACAGTCAGTACTCGTTTTCTCTCACTACGTTCAG CCCATCAGGGAAGCTTGTTCAGATAGAACATGCTCTAACAGCTGTTGGATCAGGCCAAACATCTCTGGGAATCAAAG CTTCAAACGGAGTTGTCATTGCAACAGAAAAGAAGCTTCCCTCTATTTTGGTTGATGAAGCGTCT GTTCAAAAGATTCAGCATTTGACTCCCAACATTGGAGTTGTTTACAG TGGTATGGGTCCTGATTTCCGAGTTCTTGTACGAAAGAGTAGGAAGCAGGCTGAGCAATATAACCGATTGTACAAA GAACCTATTCCCGTTACGCAACTTGTAAGGGAAACAGCTACTGTGATGCAAGAGTTCACTCAATCAGG TGGTGTGAGGCCGTTTGGAGTTTCTCTACTAGTCGCTGGGTACGATGACAAGGGTCCACAGTTGTATCAG GTGGATCCTTCTGGCTCTTACTTCTCATGGAAAGCTTCGGCAATGGGAAAGAATGTATCGAATGCTAAGACATTTCTTGAGAAGAG GTACACTGAAGACATGGAACTTGATGATGCCATTCACACTGCCATATTGACATTGAAGGAAGG ATTTGAGGGGGAAATCTCAAGCAAAAACATTGAGATTGGCAAAATTGGTGCTGACAAAGTGTTCAG GGTGCTAACTCCGGCAGAAATCGATGATTACTTGGCTGAAGTCGAGTAA
- the LOC106354774 gene encoding uncharacterized protein LOC106354774 isoform X5: MSGAQGAEPMGSKTATTYESVEGGQNKTKLDLRSREDEGGIKVDKQEDKVPEAAGLGGPVFGAGKDDKKQDLGVTGTG, from the coding sequence ATGTCGGGAGCGCAAGGAGCAGAGCCGATGGGATCAAAGACGGCGACAACGTACGAGTCGGTGGAAGGAGGACAGAACAAGACAAAGCTTGATTTAAGGTCAAGGGAAGACGAAGGTGGAATTAAAGTTGATAAGCAAGAAGACAAGGTTCCTGAAGCTGCTGGTCTAGGTGGACCTGTCTTTGGCGCTGGTAAGGACGACAAGAAGCAGGATCTTGGTGTTACTGGCACTGGCTAA
- the LOC106354774 gene encoding toll/interleukin-1 receptor-like protein isoform X4, with translation MALTFLLGVFSFIVFCLGLRRLLHSDKRKNPTHLLHHVTSTTADASPSLQSPSFRPLWKYDVFLSFRGTDVRKGFLSHLYKALTDNGIHTFRDDAELQRGNFISPALLGAIEQSRFAVVVLSENYANSRWCLQELVHITKCVQKKQMELIPVFFGVDPSHVKRQSGNFAKAFAEHDKRPNKDAVESWRKAMATVGFISGWDSRNCHS, from the exons ATGGCTCTGACTTTCCTCTTGGGCGTTTTCTCCTTCATTGTCTTCTGCTTAGGACTACGACGTCTCCTTCACTCTGACAAGAGAAAAAACCCAACGCATCTTCTGCATCATGTAACTTCCACAACTGCTGATGCTTCTCCATCTTTGCAGTCACCCTCGTTCCGGCCTTTGTGGAAGTACGATGTGTTCCTCAGTTTCAGGGGAACAGATGTACGCAAAGGCTTCCTCAGCCATCTCTACAAAGCTCTCACCGACAACGGCATCCACACCTTCCGCGACGACGCAGAGCTCCAGCGAGGGAACTTCATCAGCCCTGCTCTCCTCGGAGCCATCGAGCAGTCAAGATTCGCTGTCGTTGTCTTATCCGAGAACTACGCCAACTCTCGCTGGTGTTTACAAGAGCTCGTGCATATCACCAAGTGCGTCCAGAAGAAGCAGATGGAGTTGATCCCTGTCTTCTTCGGGGTTGATCCTTCACATGTCAAGAGACAGTCTGGAAACTTCGCCAAGGCCTTCGCTGAACACGACAAGAGGCCTAATAAAGATGCTGTGGAGTCATGGAGAAAAGCTATGGCCACAGTGGGATTCATCTCCGGCTGGGATTCAAGAAACTG TCATAGTTGA
- the LOC106354773 gene encoding thiosulfate/3-mercaptopyruvate sulfurtransferase 1, mitochondrial isoform X2: MRHGTCQKSRGTPSKSIRLLMFLVLSSLIWMEYQIDQQVCHICCRLRKLLVLVVLLLGLRTKTEWLFMMLRGSIVQPVYGGEMFRAFGHNKVWVLDGGLPRWRASGYDVESSASGDAILKASAASESIEKIYQGQTVSPITFQTKFQPHLVWSLDQVKKNMEDPTYQHIDARSKARFDGTAPEPRKGIRSGHIPGSKCVPFPQLLDSSQTLLPAEEVKKRFEQEEISLDKPIMASCGTGVTACILAMGLHRLGKTDVPVYDGSWTEWATEPDLPREGAESSS; encoded by the exons ATGCGTCATGGTACATGCCAGAAGAGCAGAGGAACTCCATCCAAGAGTATCAG GTTGCTCATGTTCCTGGTGCTCTCTTCTTTGATTTGGATGGAATATCAGATCGATCAACAAGT TTGCCACATATGTTGCCGTCTGAGGAAGCTTTTGGTGCTGGTTGTTctgctcttgggattgagaacAAAAACGGAGTGGTTGTTTATGATGCTAAGGGGATCTATAGTGCAGCCCGTGTATGGTGGTGA GATGTTCAGAGCTTTTGGACACAACAAAGTTTGGGTGCTGGATGGAGGTCTACCGAGATGGCGTGCTTCAGGTTATGATGTTGAATCTAGTGCATCAGGTGATGCTATTCTGAAAGCCAGTGCCGCAAGTGAGTCTATAGAGAAGATCTATCAAGGACAAACC GTCAGTCCAATAACCTTTCAGACCAAGTTTCAGCCACATCTAGTGTGGTCCCTTGATCAG GTCAAGAAAAACATGGAGGATCCGACATATCAACACATAGACGCACGTTCCAAAGCCAG GTTTGACGGTACTGCTCCGGAACCGCGTAAGGGAATAAGAAGCGGTCATATCCCTGGAAGCAAATGTGTCCCCTTTCCTCAG CTGCTTGATTCTTCGCAAACACTCTTACCAGCAGAAGAAGTGAAGAAACGATTTGAACAAGAAG AAATCTCACTGGACAAGCCTATTATGGCCTCTTGTGGCACTGGGGTAACAGCTTGCATCCTGGCTATG GGGCTTCACCGACTGGGTAAAACCGATGTGCCAGTCTATGATGGCTCCTGGACTGAATGGGCAACAGAACCAGACTTGCCCAGGGAAGGAGCTGAATCTTCTTCATGA
- the LOC106354774 gene encoding toll/interleukin-1 receptor-like protein isoform X3, with protein MALTFLLGVFSFIVFCLGLRRLLHSDKRKNPTHLLHHVTSTTADASPSLQSPSFRPLWKYDVFLSFRGTDVRKGFLSHLYKALTDNGIHTFRDDAELQRGNFISPALLGAIEQSRFAVVVLSENYANSRWCLQELVHITKCVQKKQMELIPVFFGVDPSHVKRQSGNFAKAFAEHDKRPNKDAVESWRKAMATVGFISGWDSRNWPYNIKSQTRELCFKIQLNRVPSSASNFFLP; from the exons ATGGCTCTGACTTTCCTCTTGGGCGTTTTCTCCTTCATTGTCTTCTGCTTAGGACTACGACGTCTCCTTCACTCTGACAAGAGAAAAAACCCAACGCATCTTCTGCATCATGTAACTTCCACAACTGCTGATGCTTCTCCATCTTTGCAGTCACCCTCGTTCCGGCCTTTGTGGAAGTACGATGTGTTCCTCAGTTTCAGGGGAACAGATGTACGCAAAGGCTTCCTCAGCCATCTCTACAAAGCTCTCACCGACAACGGCATCCACACCTTCCGCGACGACGCAGAGCTCCAGCGAGGGAACTTCATCAGCCCTGCTCTCCTCGGAGCCATCGAGCAGTCAAGATTCGCTGTCGTTGTCTTATCCGAGAACTACGCCAACTCTCGCTGGTGTTTACAAGAGCTCGTGCATATCACCAAGTGCGTCCAGAAGAAGCAGATGGAGTTGATCCCTGTCTTCTTCGGGGTTGATCCTTCACATGTCAAGAGACAGTCTGGAAACTTCGCCAAGGCCTTCGCTGAACACGACAAGAGGCCTAATAAAGATGCTGTGGAGTCATGGAGAAAAGCTATGGCCACAGTGGGATTCATCTCCGGCTGGGATTCAAGAAACTG GCCCTATAATATCAAGAGCCAAACTCGAGAACTCTGCTTCAAGATCCAACTCAATCGTGTCCCCTCCTCCGCTTCAAACTTCTTTCTCCCTTaa